Proteins encoded together in one Musa acuminata AAA Group cultivar baxijiao chromosome BXJ3-6, Cavendish_Baxijiao_AAA, whole genome shotgun sequence window:
- the LOC135640268 gene encoding uncharacterized protein LOC135640268 has product MEAVHEFEDWEVLSSSSAAASDGFVVIYGTADDVRSENFDSDARTPTPSSSEEQEEEESGDGGLDSDYLRWGFPDSDSERAADGREELVVSYREDSNAEYETKMIDWSHGEAMAGYDHEGSNSDDKTKTIDLRHGGDLMTQRAAERGDETVVSDLEDSNERQMIDSSDGGDSMTQSSSSDDLILKESCSNGIDGIRGANEIEHEEAWELTSDEIEELKEEYGETDASGISGCCGEERRGVMWWSMPFRNLKLNLFKVKPIWSVSVLAAFVGFAVLRRMLNSIKQENPSVSHRALTGDKMAPQLTVDAASPARRNVSVVKAFLEGGDVSRRPVLSLR; this is encoded by the exons ATGGAGGCAGTGCATGAGTTCGAAGACTGGGAAGTGctgtcctcctcctccgccgccgcgagTGACGGCTTCGTAGTTATATATGGAACCGCGGATGACGTCAGGTCCGAGAACTTTGATTCCGACGCGAGGACGCCCACCCCATCCTCGTCggaggagcaggaggaggaggagagcggaGATGGGGGACTCGATTCCGATTACCTCAGATGGGGCTTCCCTGATTCAGATTCCGAGCGTGCTGCTGACGGACGAGAGGAATTGGTGGTTTCCTATCGCGAGGATTCCAACGCCGAGTACGAGACGAAGATGATCGATTGGAGCCACGGAGAGGCAATGGCTGGCTACGATCACGAGGGTTCCAACTCCGATGACAAGACAAAGACGATCGATTTGAGGCATGGAGGGGATTTGATGACGCAGCGTGCTGCTGAACGGGGAGACGAAACGGTGGTCTCCGATCTCGAAGATTCCAACGAGAGGCAGATGATCGATTCAAGCGATGGAGGGGACTCGATGACGCAATCGAGTTCTAGTGATGACCTGATCCTGAAAGAGTCGTGCTCTAACGGGATCGACGGCATTCGTGGGGCTAACGAGATAGAGCATGAGGAAGCCTGGGAGTTGACATCAGATGAGATTGAGGAGTTGAAAGAGGAGTATGGGGAGACCGATGCTTCTGGTATTAGTGGTTGTTGtggagaagagaggagaggagtgaTGTGGTGGTCGATGCCATTCCGAAACCTGAAACTTAACCTGTTTAAGGTGAAGCCGATTTGGTCAGTCTCCGTCCTCGCCGCCTTCGTGGGGTTCGCCGTGCTGCGAAGAATGCTCAACAGTATCAAACAGGAGAACCCAAGCGTTTCGCATAGGGCTTTGACGGGTGACAAG ATGGCGCCTCAGCTTACTGTTGATGCAGCATCGCCGGCCAGAAGAAATGTGTCTGTCGTGAAAGCTTTTCTAGAAGGCGGTGATGTGTCTCGAAGGCCTGTGTTGTCGTTGAGATGA